Below is a genomic region from Candidatus Zixiibacteriota bacterium.
CCAGTTCGGCGTGCTGTAGAACGAGGAAGGCCGCCAGCGCAGCCTGATCGCCCACCAGCGACTTGCCCGGCCAGCCGTGCAGCGCGATGATCTCTTCGAGCCTGACCATGTTGACGCTGTCATGATGATTGGACACCTGCGAGGCTTCTCGTGTTTCAGGCGCCCCCCATCCCTTTTCGTCAATGAGCGAGTCAAGCAACTCCCGGTCGCGCTGCTGCTGATCGGCCATCATGATGAGCTGGCGGATAAGCGTGCCCTGGACCTGATCGGGGGTAAGTGTTTTCGGCTCCTTCGATTCCTTGGTGCAGGAGATTAAGAGATGGAGGGCAATTACAACGACTATTGTCGTCGCGCCAACGGTGTGACGGCCGGTCCGAGAATCTCTCATGTTCCTTTTACTCCGGTACCCCACCCAACGGGTGGGTTTTTGTGATGGTCAGTCGACTCTATGCTTTTGCCGTCACTGTAAGTGAGTCAAACAGGCTAGTGGCAGAACCGCCGGTCGCTCGCTAAC
It encodes:
- a CDS encoding DUF6624 domain-containing protein is translated as MRDSRTGRHTVGATTIVVVIALHLLISCTKESKEPKTLTPDQVQGTLIRQLIMMADQQQRDRELLDSLIDEKGWGAPETREASQVSNHHDSVNMVRLEEIIALHGWPGKSLVGDQAALAAFLVLQHAELEIQLKYLPLVEAAAAKGDVERAHLAMLQDRVFMRQDKPQKYGTQLWSDPSTGKLGLYPIDDSINVDFRRAEVGLAPLADYIRSMGIEPESLSQRSKTTVIFNLGGDTAK